From one Motacilla alba alba isolate MOTALB_02 chromosome 8, Motacilla_alba_V1.0_pri, whole genome shotgun sequence genomic stretch:
- the LOC119703820 gene encoding uncharacterized protein LOC119703820, whose translation MGFAGVDVGCFFFFFLVVMEAILEKRITNCGISAAGRRRGALPTQVEHRRDRTEEREAGANREGRRAPGAHPGSRGRGVTLPSGRRGRGEPGPSWGERWGSRGQLPVRGTAGPGLGSGAAPAGCGWRGTSLSSSSSASSSSSCASNPASHGGDTDRVRAYLVPTLGQPFVSHLFISYFAQPCSPDPGAEGLRRSLRGEADFGSEPEARSGCGERGWAEISLLITRVPLLPRVSGASPLRFPRFSMLPGSRHGNNDLARCKNHPFLA comes from the coding sequence ATGGGATTCGCTGGGGTAgatgtgggttgttttttttttttttttttggtggtgatGGAAGCGATTCTCGAGAAAAGAATAACAAATTGTGGGATCTCAGCCGCAGGTAGGAGGAGAGGGGCTTTGCCCACGCAGGTGGAGCACAGACGAGACCGCACCGAGGAGCGGGAGGCCGGAGCCAACCGGGAGGGTCGGAGAGCGCCGGGGGCTCATCCCGGCAGCCGCGGCCGGGGGGTGACGCTCCCCTCGGGGCGGAGGGGGCGCGGGGAGCCGGGACCGAGCTGGGGGGAGCGCTGGGGCTCCCGGGGGCAGCTCCCGGTgcggggcacggcggggccAGGGCTCGGCTcgggggcagctcctgcaggctgcgGGTGGCGCGGCaccagcctctcctcctcctcctccgcctcctcctcctcctcctgcgcCAGCAATCCAGCGAGCCACGGCGGCGATACCGACCGGGTAAGAGCATACCTGGTCCCCACCCTCGGCCAGCCCTTTGTTTCtcatctttttatttcatattttgcGCAGCCCTGCTCCCCGGACCCCGGCGCGGAAGGGCTGCGGAGATCCCTGAGAGGGGAAGCGGATTTTGGGAGCGAACCCGAGGCCAGGAGCGGTTGCGGGGAGAGGGGATGGGCGGAAATTTCCCTCCTCATCACCCGAGTCCCTCTCCTGCCCCGGGTAAGCGGAGCATCGCCCCTCCGTTTCCCCCGCTTCTCGATGCTTCCAGGCTCTCGGCATGGAAATAATGACCTGGCTCGGTGCAAAAATCACCCTTTCCTCGCATAG